The bacterium genome contains the following window.
CGAGGCGCGGCGGCCGATCTTGTCCACGAGGCCGCCGGCGAACGGCGCGAAGCACATCGAGGCGAAGATGATGATCGACGACGTGCCGGGCGCGGTGGAGAACATGTGCAGGAAGTCCTGGAACGCGGCGTAGAAGAAGCCGGTGTTCCCGGAGTCGACCGTCAGCGGCAGCGCCCACTTCTCGTGGAAGAAGTCGGTGGAAAGGGCGGTGAAGGGGAAGATCGCCGAGTAGAAGGTCACGCAGAGCAGCACGACGAACCAGTACGAGGGACGGAACTTGGCGATGTCGGCGAGGACGATCTTGTCCCCCGCCTCGCCGTCCTCGAGCTGCAGCACCCGCCCGCCGTAGCGGTCCATGAAGTAGTAGACGATGTTGCCGGCGAAGCTCAGCACGCAAAGGCCCGCCGCGGCCCAGAGCGCCGTCTGCCAGCCCCAGCGGGAGGCCATCAGCTGCTCGGTGTTGAACGTGAACAGCGTTCCCAGCCGCGCGATCGCCAGCGTGATGCCGAAGGAGAGCGCGAGCTCCTTGCCGCGGAACCACCGGGCGAGGATCGCGTTCTGCGCCACGACGAGCGACTCGGAGCCGGCGCCGAAGATGAAGCGTCCGATGCAGGCCACGGTGACCGACGGCGCGAGGGCGACGATCGCCGCGCCGATCACGATCAGCGCGGAGAAGAGGAGGCTCGCGATGCGCGTCCCGATCTTGTCGATCAGCACGCCCCCGA
Protein-coding sequences here:
- a CDS encoding MFS transporter — protein: MSDGTAPCMNDHALPFFHPARPAFRFTVLIYAGLLTFGSYFAYDAIGALSPNLIQAWQTTRESIGSLYTIYSVAAVLSVFVGGVLIDKIGTRIASLLFSALIVIGAAIVALAPSVTVACIGRFIFGAGSESLVVAQNAILARWFRGKELALSFGITLAIARLGTLFTFNTEQLMASRWGWQTALWAAAGLCVLSFAGNIVYYFMDRYGGRVLQLEDGEAGDKIVLADIAKFRPSYWFVVLLCVTFYSAIFPFTALSTDFFHEKWALPLTVDSGNTGFFYAAFQDFLHMFSTAPGTSSIIIFASMCFAPFAGGLVDKIGRRAS